The window GGTTTAGGTTATGTTTTGCAGTGATTAAAGAATAAGCAAAAATAATAATGggccataattttattttacaaagtaaaaaaaaatgattttgagCCCATCtagcattaaaaaaaaacccatcaagcccaaaTACACtctccaaaaatattttgttttggtaagttattcaaaatataaCCCGACCCCTCAAAAGTCCTTCGTTtcaataaaatttgcgtacAGATTAAAAATATGCTCCGgcaggtaaaaatacccaacaaagtcCAATTCTTGgaaaatacacttaaaacatcttatattaattaataaaaattaatcatgttaTTAAAATAATCTTCCTGATAATTCCCTAGTCTCCGTTCGTCTTTCGAGTGCAAAATGCAAATTataaatcctaatgcatgaacttttttttaaaatatcatgaaataaatcctatcatgcaataattatgcttaaaatgcataaaaataattaaacacataatttaaataaagccctagattgcatgcattcaggttacgtgaattaaattcctagaCCTTACAACTCTCCTCCCTTAACTAATATTTCGTCCTCGGAATTTAGAAGATACCGAATAACTTCGAGTAGCGACTCCTCATTTCGGTCtccgtctcccaagtagcttcttccttgGAATGATTCAgtcacttgactttgaccatgtgGATCACCCTGTTCTGGAGCCTCCTTTCTTGTCTGTCCAAAATCTGAGAGGGTTACTCCTCAAATGACAGGTGCGGTCtcagctgaagtggctcatagttcagcacatgccaaggattcgacatgtacttccgcagcatagagacgtggaacacattatgaactcccacCAGATTCGACGGTAAAGCAACTCTTTAGGCAAGTGTCCCgactctctctaggatctcgaatggtccgatgaatctagggCTAAGCTTGCCCCTCTTCCCGAACCTCATCACCCCCTTCATCAGTGCGACCTTCACAAACACATGATCCCCTACTGGGAACTCGAGATCTCGCCGCATCTGATCTGTATAACTCTTCTGATGGCTctgagcggtcttcattctTTCTTGAATTCTGACCACTAACTCTGCTGCATGCCTGACAAtatccggacccaactctgctcgctctcctacctcatcccaataaacTGGCGACCTACATTTCCTCCCGTACAGTgtctcgtatggagccataccgatCGATGcatgataactgttgttatatatgaactccacaagaggtaacttcggctcctAGCTaccctggaagtcgatcatgcaagctcgaagtaggtcctccagaatctgaatcaccctctctgactgtcTGTCTGTCTAAGAATGGAAAGCAGTACTGAACAGTAACTTAGTACCCAATGCCTGGTGAAGACTCTTCCAGAACGCAGATGTGAACCTCAAATCCCTATCTGACACGATGAACACTGGAATCCCgtgcagtctgactatctctttGATGTACAGCTCTACGTACTGAGTCATGGGGAAAGTGTTCCTGATCGGtaagaaatgagctgatttagtgagcagatcaacaatcacccagatggaaTTATATCCCCTAGTATTCCTCGGAagccctgtcacaaaatccatggttatgttctcccatttccactcgggaatagggagtggtctcagcttccATGCatgtctctgatgctctgccttgacttgctgacaagtcaaacactcggaaaCAAAGCGCAGAATATCTCGCTTCATGCTCGGCCACCAATAAAGAGTCTGAAGGTCTTTATACATCATCATACTCCCTGGATGGATTGAGCACAGGGTGCTGTGGGCCTCGCTCAAGATATATGCTCTCAGAGAAAATTTTTAGGAACCCATAGGAGGTCTctatatctgactatgccgTCCACAACTACATACagtctctggcccttagcctcgtccctctgtctccacttctgcaactgctcgtcagaagtctgccctgcccgaattctgtctctcaatgTCTGTTATACTATCAGAGTAGCAAGATTCGGGGCATCGCCACTGGCATAAAATAcaagctcaaatctctgaatctccgCCTGCAGCGGTCTCTGTACCGACATATAGCCAATCACTGTGTGCTTCTTGCTCAGAGCatctgcaaccacattagcttaacccgggtggtagctaatgtcacagtcataatccttcactagctctagcTATCTTctatgtctcatattcaattctttttgtgtgaagaagtacttcaggctcttgtgatcagtaaaaATCCTGTACTTCTCTCCTtacagatagtgtctccaaatcttcagggcaaataccactgctgctagttcgaggtcatgagtcggataattcttctcatgtacCTTCAGCTGTCtagacgcataggctataatgttgtcatgctgcatcagtactgcgcccaaaccgagcttcgaagtaACTGCATAAACCACGAACTCTCCATGctctgatggcatagctagaactggtGCTGTGGTCAATGCTAGCTTTAGTCTGTCAAAGCTCTCCTGGCACTCAGAATACCAgataaacttggcattcttcttcgtcaaggcggtcataggcACCGCGACAGAAGAGAAGTCCTGAATGAATTTCCCGTAGTAACCAACTAATCCCAAGAAGCTACGGATCTCTGTCACGCTCTTAGGTACTGGCCAATCTCTGAATGCCTCGACCTTACTGGGGTCAACCTCAATACCGTCCCgagatacaatgtggcccaagaatgccactctgtcaAGCCAGAACTCATACTTAATGAACTTGGCATACACCCGTCTTTCCATTAATGTCTGCAGTACGGTCCTCAGATGCTCactatgctcctctctgctcctcgaatagatcaggatatcgtcaatgaaaactatgacgaactgatcaaaGTAAGGCGCgaaacacgcgattcatgagatccatgaagatcgctggcgcgcTCGTCAAACtgaagggcatcaccataaactcacaGTGCCCATAACGTGCACGGAAGGATGTCTTATGCACGTCAGcctctctcaccttcagctgatggtatccggaTCGGAGGTTTATCTTAAAGAAAACtgatgctccctgaagctgGTCAAACAAATCCTCAATCTTCGGCAACATATACTTGTTCTTGACTTTAACTCTATTCAGCTATCGGTAGTCAATCCACAGTCGCATgctgccatccttcttcttgacAAACAGAACGGGTACACCCCATGGAGAAAatctagggcgaatgaaaccctaaTCTAGCAAATCTTGTTTTTGATCTTTCAGTTCTTTCATCTGTGCAACTGCTAGATGATATGGTGCCTTAGGGATCGGCACTGTACCTGGCATGATCTCAATAGAGAagtccacctctctctctggtggaatgTCCGAAACATCGTCAGGGAAAACATTGGAAAACTCATTGACCACATCTACGTCCTCGAGCCTCTGACTGACTGGCTCTGTCACTGATAAAATGCTGGCTAAGAATGCCTGGCAGCCTCTCTtgataagcttcctcgcacacatgcaggaaatgacGTGCGGCAATTGCTGGTGTCTGGCTGCCTCAAAAAAAAATGGTCTACCACTGGGCGGTCAGATAGACATTGACCTCTGCCTAAAATCTATGACAGCTCTGTTCAACGAAAGCCaatccatacccagaatgatgtcaaacttcGGAAACGGTAGCACTATCAAATCTGCCTGTACCATATATTTCTGTAACTGAAGCTCTAATCTCCTCACTATCAGGGAAGTGAACATCTGATACCCGGATGGGATCGATACCATTAAATCTGAATTCATCGCTACTGGTATGAATCCTAGTCTCTTGATGAAAGATTCAGATATAaacgaatgtgtagctcctgaatctagcagtgcataCGTGGCTACACCTGATATATATATCCTCCCTGCGACAAAACATATCATCAAATCAAATCGTGTTgaaacttaaataatttcttactggtaattaaccaaaaatcctcaaaaattcaaCGAATTAACCCAATTATTCcccaaaaattcgaaaattgcAGTTTACTCCTTAAGGTTTCGAAAATCGCAAAAAGaccttttaaattttcgaattCTAACTCCAAAGCAATCGTATAtgaaggatcgtgtgctggAAACCTTTGAGATgcttcgaacactatattcttcaatgagctgcaagagctcgtgttctaagaatgttaacaccgatgatttaaatcgagtttggttttaaaaccaagcgaaaaaaactcgaaataatccttcgggAAGGAACCTGTTATATTTGAAAgaattttaacttatgtaaactgaataactgaaatgcaTCGGATCAGTTCTCGgatgtatcagttcagttatggtaaaAAATGAACTGATAACgcctcgaactgatcaaatcagtttgaaaacaacagttaatcagttaattacacaagatatatttatggatgttcggagacttcaaatgttcctacgtcaccccttctaccacctcgggtaggatccactagaagactttgatttatacaataccttgtacaaacccactcagcttaggacttacactactgcctaatcTGAACTCCAAGCCTAGACTAAAGGCAGCACCTTtaagccaacacttctttaacgtctgtgtgtcaaagactacatacacaagtttaatgtctttgtgcaagattgTATTTGAGAGGTGgtttgtgtgcgtgtgtgtgagaaccgAACAAAAAATACAACgagaaggtgttctcacacactgagggaaatgagCTTCTAAGCTAAGCTGATAATACTTCAGTATTCGCTCCGGGATgattgcttcttgaaagctgataaGTAAATAAGCGTGTCCTTTCTTTTCCACACTCTTTCGTATATATTTCGCTGATGGTCTTGGTCTGTATTTATAGCAACAAGATGACCGTATACCAAGACTCATCACATGTGATCGTTGCAGTTTTGAATACgttccttggactttgtgtctcgacttttcggaCGGCTTTTCTagaacattttgtctttaagctttgctggaatgtccattattgtcctttgactggacattTGCTTTTATACCGTTGTGCATAGCTGGATTTCATtgagtaagcttgtcgtgttctgcaaactgattgattcctaactgatgctctgaactggtcagttgagctGGTCTTGAACTTGTgcggtgaaatcagttgactcgtcagctgaactaatttcactgattcagtgaACTATTAAGTTTGGCTCtccatcagttgaacactttgGTTGACCGGGCTTCTGAAAGTCATCTGCTGAGTCACTTATAAACTGTTCTAGATCCAACAGCCGGACTGGTTCAGTTGATCGGTCAGTCGGAGCTTTCAGTTTTcttctcgatagcttcagtttttcTTGATTAACTTATCAGTTTGAATCATTATCAGTTTCAGTTTTCCGGCGCACTACGATAAATCATCAGAAACAAagtaacaagttttgttaacatcaaaatcaagattgcgaacataaaGTATAAGTACCGAAAAATTTAGAATTATATCTCCCAAAAATCCAAAAGTTTCGGAAAGAGTCCCCTGAAATCTCGATTTTAGCAATAAAGTCCTCAGATTATCGGTTATTACAATT of the Primulina huaijiensis isolate GDHJ02 chromosome 1, ASM1229523v2, whole genome shotgun sequence genome contains:
- the LOC140971169 gene encoding uncharacterized mitochondrial protein AtMg00860-like; amino-acid sequence: MERRVYAKFIKYEFWLDRVAFLGHIVSRDGIEVDPSKVEAFRDWPVPKSVTEIRSFLGLVGYYGKFIQDFSSVAVPMTALTKKNAKFIWYSECQESFDRLKLALTTAPVLAMPSEHGEFVVYAVTSKLDALSKKHTVIGYMSVQRPLQAEIQRFELVFYASGDAPNLATLIV